In one Desulfobaculum bizertense DSM 18034 genomic region, the following are encoded:
- a CDS encoding transporter, with protein MKFRFAFGIALAMCLLFQTPNFCAAEEGAASPRPVGAVTVNGGPGGMSVPTGKFIGVLNYRYAEKDNWYHYSVACDGADREAVSHTMVTKFRYGIAPGWDVRTATPFASTEARLDGECDNYIGGIGDTMIVLRHQFMAQKKGAPVSLAWDLGVNTPTGEVGEGKIGSGAWGGMAGLGATYMFGSHRIDGDVNYLVYTEGAHDTRKGDRFRANAHYAYAVNSLLDLGVEANYEWLQENRREGKGLNNDIKTLYVGPKFNLKFKEYGMTFGGALLGAAYRESQKQTLTEDWRMEFKLVKVF; from the coding sequence ATGAAGTTTCGTTTTGCATTTGGCATTGCACTGGCGATGTGCCTGCTGTTCCAGACCCCGAATTTTTGTGCTGCGGAGGAGGGTGCCGCAAGCCCGCGTCCTGTTGGCGCTGTAACGGTTAATGGCGGACCTGGTGGCATGAGCGTCCCGACGGGCAAGTTTATTGGCGTATTGAACTACCGCTACGCAGAGAAAGATAATTGGTACCACTATTCTGTTGCCTGTGATGGTGCAGACCGCGAGGCCGTGTCTCACACAATGGTGACAAAGTTCCGCTATGGTATCGCACCGGGCTGGGACGTACGAACTGCAACTCCGTTTGCCTCGACAGAAGCACGCCTTGATGGTGAGTGTGATAATTATATCGGCGGCATTGGTGATACCATGATCGTGCTTCGTCACCAGTTCATGGCTCAAAAGAAGGGTGCACCTGTGAGCCTTGCATGGGATTTGGGTGTGAACACTCCGACTGGTGAAGTTGGCGAGGGAAAAATCGGTAGTGGCGCATGGGGCGGCATGGCTGGCCTTGGCGCAACATACATGTTTGGTTCTCACCGTATTGATGGTGATGTGAACTACCTGGTGTATACCGAGGGCGCACACGACACCCGTAAGGGCGACCGTTTCCGTGCCAATGCTCACTACGCATACGCAGTGAATAGCCTGCTCGACCTTGGTGTTGAGGCCAACTATGAGTGGCTGCAGGAAAACCGCCGCGAAGGCAAAGGCTTGAACAACGACATCAAGACTCTGTACGTTGGCCCGAAATTCAACCTGAAGTTCAAAGAGTACGGCATGACTTTTGGTGGTGCTCTGCTTGGTGCTGCATACCGCGAATCCCAGAAGCAGACTTTGACCGAAGACTGGAGAATGGAATTCAAGCTGGTGAAGGTCTTCTAA
- a CDS encoding alkaline phosphatase family protein, translated as MAKVAKKAALLGFDCMIPKRLEALIAEGALPNFEKFINEGSYMTEGFNMPTVTPPSWATICTGAFPRTHGVEDYYYYVEGRSLEHHKTVQAFGSEPLTAETIWDRWDRAGKKCIVVNYPMSWPSHMKNGVMVQGQGLSPAESRWNEEGNGHKEWLASESVISSDFYPMGEQVRFDDAKGWKNLPEDADEPLAFEVNMHFKESMDPLEDQTWYGLTWESDDDGYDMFALCPEKDLEKAFFVIKAGEWSDVAKHEFVVKSDGRTEPGTFRGKLMKLTDDAEDFTLYLSGISGRHGFIAPADGVKNVEWDKHLICNDMGYVAFVHGIIDMDTVVEVAQFHSEWVTEVATKAIQTNPDFDLFYLHTHLIDWLYHGWLSEMESEDPAIREKALGMERAIYQIEDRFLGKMMELFDDNETIVSCVSDHGATRLGPILNTADALKAKGLTHYEPKKNENYWEIYEESEGFNYELDVTKSKAVPQRYMFVYVNLASKYPGGIVADEDYEKVRDEIIDALYDYKHPETGERPILLAVRKEDAAVFGMGGAQAGDVVYALKPEYMAEHGYGLPTGSCGIGELKNCMFFRGPGVKAGFRYERPRWLADIVPTFCYATGGPVPADTEGAPIYQIFENPDLVD; from the coding sequence ATGGCTAAAGTAGCTAAAAAAGCAGCTCTTCTGGGTTTTGACTGCATGATCCCCAAACGCCTTGAGGCTCTCATTGCAGAAGGCGCTCTTCCGAACTTCGAGAAGTTCATCAACGAAGGAAGTTACATGACCGAGGGCTTCAACATGCCCACCGTAACGCCTCCGTCCTGGGCCACCATCTGCACAGGCGCTTTCCCGCGCACTCACGGTGTTGAAGACTACTACTATTACGTTGAGGGCCGCAGCCTTGAGCACCACAAGACCGTTCAGGCTTTTGGTTCCGAACCGCTGACCGCAGAGACCATCTGGGATCGCTGGGACCGCGCAGGCAAGAAGTGCATCGTTGTCAACTACCCCATGTCCTGGCCTTCTCACATGAAGAACGGCGTCATGGTTCAGGGTCAGGGCCTTTCTCCCGCAGAAAGCCGCTGGAACGAAGAAGGCAACGGCCACAAAGAATGGCTTGCTTCCGAAAGCGTCATTTCTTCCGACTTCTATCCGATGGGCGAGCAGGTTCGCTTTGACGATGCAAAGGGCTGGAAGAACCTTCCCGAAGACGCTGACGAGCCTCTGGCATTCGAAGTCAACATGCACTTCAAGGAATCCATGGATCCCCTCGAAGACCAGACCTGGTACGGCCTGACCTGGGAATCTGACGACGACGGCTACGACATGTTCGCCCTGTGCCCCGAAAAGGACCTTGAGAAGGCTTTCTTTGTCATCAAGGCTGGCGAATGGTCCGACGTTGCCAAGCACGAGTTTGTTGTGAAGTCCGACGGCCGCACTGAGCCTGGCACCTTCCGTGGCAAGCTCATGAAGCTCACCGACGACGCAGAAGATTTTACTCTGTACCTGTCCGGCATCTCTGGCCGCCACGGCTTCATCGCTCCTGCTGACGGCGTCAAGAACGTCGAATGGGACAAGCACCTCATCTGCAACGACATGGGTTACGTGGCATTTGTTCACGGCATCATCGACATGGACACCGTTGTTGAAGTTGCTCAGTTCCACTCCGAGTGGGTTACCGAGGTTGCTACCAAGGCTATCCAGACCAACCCTGACTTTGATCTCTTCTACCTCCACACTCACCTGATTGACTGGCTGTACCACGGCTGGCTGTCCGAGATGGAAAGCGAAGATCCGGCAATCCGCGAAAAGGCTCTTGGCATGGAACGCGCCATCTACCAGATCGAGGACCGTTTCCTCGGCAAGATGATGGAGCTGTTTGATGACAACGAAACCATCGTATCCTGTGTTTCTGACCACGGCGCAACCCGCCTCGGCCCGATCCTGAACACTGCTGACGCTCTGAAGGCAAAGGGTCTCACCCACTACGAGCCGAAAAAGAACGAGAACTACTGGGAGATCTACGAGGAATCCGAAGGCTTCAACTACGAGCTGGACGTGACCAAATCCAAGGCAGTTCCTCAGCGCTACATGTTTGTCTACGTCAACCTTGCTTCCAAGTACCCCGGCGGCATTGTTGCTGACGAAGATTACGAAAAAGTCCGCGATGAAATCATCGACGCACTCTACGACTACAAGCACCCCGAAACTGGCGAACGCCCGATTCTGCTTGCAGTCCGTAAGGAAGACGCAGCTGTCTTCGGAATGGGCGGTGCCCAGGCTGGCGACGTCGTCTACGCTCTGAAGCCCGAATACATGGCTGAGCACGGCTACGGCCTGCCCACCGGTTCCTGCGGCATCGGCGAGCTGAAGAACTGCATGTTCTTCCGCGGTCCCGGCGTCAAGGCTGGCTTCCGTTACGAGCGCCCGCGCTGGCTCGCGGACATCGTTCCTACTTTCTGCTACGCAACAGGCGGCCCTGTGCCGGCAGATACCGAGGGTGCTCCGATCTATCAGATCTTTGAGAACCCTGACCTGGTCGACTAG
- a CDS encoding CGGC domain-containing protein — translation MKVGVIRCQQTEDMCPATMDFKVIREGKLAFEEIGPSELVGMVSCGGCPGKRAVSRAQLMVDRGAEVIALASCISKGNPIGMPCPHFAEIKAAVAKKLGDSVILLDYTH, via the coding sequence ATGAAAGTTGGAGTTATACGCTGCCAGCAGACCGAGGACATGTGTCCTGCAACGATGGATTTCAAGGTAATTCGAGAGGGCAAGCTTGCTTTTGAAGAAATCGGGCCATCGGAGCTTGTTGGGATGGTGAGCTGTGGAGGCTGTCCGGGAAAGCGGGCAGTTTCGCGTGCGCAGCTTATGGTAGACCGCGGGGCGGAGGTCATTGCGCTTGCTTCATGCATTTCCAAAGGGAATCCAATTGGCATGCCCTGCCCACACTTTGCCGAGATCAAGGCAGCTGTTGCCAAAAAGCTTGGTGACAGCGTCATCCTCCTTGATTACACACATTAA
- a CDS encoding BCCT family transporter translates to MADTRTQTGKADLRPDLRILVPASVVLLLIIGSSVLYPEASQRILSSTYGAFVRATGSYYQWATFGMVCLSAFFAMSRYGNIKFGDPDEKPEFSTYSWLAMMFCSGVAGAVMFWSIVEPLWDLISRPQYAGELSREAFEWSLSYVMLHWGPVTWPWYVIVALPICYLFHKQKKPVLRISSAAEPFLGKKHVEGGVGRFIEVFFIVGLMFSNAAVMGASLPIVNQALAHTLGFEPTFKMQLVILGVSAIIFTTSVCAGLKKGIKILSDVNVLIAIAMVLFTFCVGPTTFIVDNFTNAFGKLSNNFMQMLFWTAPFEPNSFPKDWTVFFCLWMASYGPFMGLFIARISRGRTVREIILMGIFGGMAGSYMIHGVFGGFTLFQQWTGAVDAISILKSSGGPAAMVAILDSLPGSTVVLVGYCIFSTIFLATSVDSCAYVISCSATTKLVPGSEPTRGHRFFWAAIQAGLALAAISLGGLGPVRIFANFAGALMLIPILFVVISWFKMLKDINVPKTEPVEKVEETSSEKPASVQAVAVEIPVTD, encoded by the coding sequence ATGGCTGATACCCGGACACAAACTGGCAAAGCAGATTTACGACCCGATTTACGAATCCTCGTTCCTGCTTCTGTTGTTCTGCTCCTCATTATTGGAAGCTCTGTACTTTACCCTGAGGCAAGTCAGAGAATTTTAAGCTCCACATACGGTGCATTCGTTCGCGCCACAGGTTCGTACTACCAGTGGGCAACATTTGGCATGGTCTGCCTCTCCGCGTTTTTCGCAATGAGCAGATACGGTAACATCAAGTTTGGAGATCCTGACGAGAAACCTGAATTCAGCACCTACTCCTGGCTGGCCATGATGTTCTGTTCCGGTGTTGCCGGTGCCGTCATGTTCTGGTCAATCGTAGAACCGCTTTGGGATCTCATCTCCAGACCACAGTATGCAGGCGAACTGTCACGAGAAGCTTTTGAATGGTCTCTGTCATACGTCATGCTGCACTGGGGTCCCGTAACATGGCCATGGTACGTAATTGTAGCACTTCCAATTTGTTACCTTTTCCATAAGCAGAAAAAACCTGTCCTTCGTATCAGTTCTGCAGCTGAACCTTTTTTAGGTAAAAAACATGTCGAAGGCGGCGTTGGTCGATTCATCGAGGTTTTCTTTATCGTTGGCCTGATGTTTTCCAATGCAGCAGTTATGGGCGCCTCACTCCCAATTGTGAATCAAGCACTGGCTCACACGCTTGGCTTCGAGCCAACGTTTAAAATGCAGCTCGTCATTCTTGGGGTATCCGCCATCATCTTTACAACGTCTGTTTGTGCAGGTCTGAAGAAGGGTATCAAGATCCTTTCAGACGTCAATGTTCTCATTGCCATTGCTATGGTTCTGTTCACCTTCTGCGTTGGCCCCACAACTTTCATTGTGGACAACTTTACCAACGCCTTTGGCAAACTGAGTAACAACTTCATGCAGATGCTTTTCTGGACGGCACCATTTGAACCAAACTCCTTCCCCAAGGACTGGACAGTGTTCTTCTGCCTCTGGATGGCGTCCTACGGACCCTTCATGGGACTGTTTATCGCCAGAATTTCCAGAGGACGTACCGTTCGCGAAATCATCCTCATGGGCATCTTCGGCGGCATGGCTGGCTCCTACATGATTCACGGAGTCTTTGGCGGCTTTACCCTGTTCCAGCAGTGGACGGGTGCAGTTGACGCCATCAGCATCCTGAAGAGTTCCGGTGGTCCTGCGGCAATGGTCGCAATTCTGGACTCCCTGCCCGGCAGCACCGTTGTTTTGGTTGGTTACTGCATTTTCTCAACAATTTTTCTCGCGACCAGCGTGGACTCTTGTGCATACGTCATTTCCTGCTCCGCCACCACAAAACTGGTGCCAGGAAGCGAACCAACACGAGGACACCGCTTCTTCTGGGCAGCCATTCAGGCTGGTCTGGCTCTGGCGGCAATCTCCCTTGGAGGCCTCGGCCCGGTGCGCATATTTGCCAACTTTGCTGGCGCGTTAATGCTTATTCCGATTCTGTTTGTTGTCATTAGCTGGTTCAAGATGCTGAAGGACATCAATGTCCCGAAAACAGAGCCAGTGGAAAAAGTAGAAGAAACATCAAGTGAAAAACCAGCCTCTGTTCAGGCTGTGGCCGTAGAAATCCCCGTCACTGACTAG
- a CDS encoding Crp/Fnr family transcriptional regulator, whose product MTSMANQREFLWISRNCESWKQVLHLGAVRTYEKNEIIIHCGGVVDHLYYLAEGEIRLSFVSPDGVEKVIWYVQPGTIFGETPFFDGKPADSLSTAVEKSVVYAFPRHSVYGEIAQNYPEVWQDLLKTLALKVRTLCNQIYTLSIADLKQQVCKFLLQANAKNEGPTQASGEVLVECGLSQEELGCVLGVHRVSISKVLKQLKEEGVISKCTKKTVLVTDWERLLEYAVL is encoded by the coding sequence ATGACTTCTATGGCAAACCAGCGAGAGTTCCTGTGGATCTCGCGGAACTGCGAAAGCTGGAAACAGGTGCTCCATCTAGGAGCGGTTCGCACGTATGAAAAGAATGAGATTATCATTCATTGTGGCGGGGTGGTCGATCACCTCTATTATTTAGCGGAGGGGGAGATTCGCCTTTCGTTTGTGTCTCCGGACGGCGTGGAAAAAGTGATCTGGTACGTGCAGCCGGGAACAATCTTTGGCGAAACGCCTTTTTTTGATGGGAAGCCGGCGGATTCACTGAGTACTGCTGTAGAGAAATCTGTTGTGTATGCCTTTCCCCGCCATAGCGTGTACGGAGAAATTGCCCAGAATTATCCCGAAGTCTGGCAGGATTTGCTGAAGACACTAGCGCTCAAGGTGAGAACCTTGTGCAATCAGATTTATACCTTGAGTATTGCCGATCTAAAGCAGCAGGTGTGTAAGTTTTTGCTCCAGGCAAACGCTAAAAATGAAGGGCCAACCCAGGCGAGTGGAGAGGTGCTTGTTGAATGTGGACTGTCGCAGGAAGAGCTTGGCTGCGTGCTTGGGGTGCACCGGGTGAGCATCAGCAAGGTCCTCAAACAGCTGAAAGAAGAGGGCGTCATTTCCAAATGCACGAAGAAAACCGTGCTGGTGACGGACTGGGAGCGCTTGCTTGAGTATGCTGTGCTCTAG